Genomic DNA from Niabella ginsenosidivorans:
CTGCCCAGCAGCATGATAGCAGGGCTTGTAAGGAAAATGGTTAAGGATTTCATGTATCTGTTTTTATTTTTTTCGTTGATCAAAAAGTTGTGTCCGCCAGTCCCGATTGTATTATTTCATAAGGCTGTCAATGCTAATAAACAATAATGGCAGAATGTCATCCTGAGTTTTCCATTTATAAAAACAAAATTAATGAGGCGATGACAATCATTCTTACGGGTCACCCTGCCCCGAATGTTCGGGGTGTTTCAGGGTCTACTCCTGTTTCAGGGTCCGGGTGAGCGATCAATAGATGCCGAAACAATTCCGAACTATCGGAACGGCATGACAAAAAGAAAGATTGATTTTCAAAACAATAACACATCTGTTATTGGCAACCCGCCCCGCCAGAATGACTTTGTCGGGCTGGCGTGCCGGTCAGACGGGCCTGACGAAGGGTGATTTTATAATCGTGCTTCGACAAGCTCAGCATGACAATCAATATTGGCACCAAAAAAAGTAGGTGTCACCCAGCCTGCCGAAGGGCATGGTTCGACAGGCCTTTATTGTTTATTCATGGTTTCACCGGGCCAGTCGTCTGTCCGGTACGGAGATGCGGGCAATCCGGCCTCATTATACAACAGTGCATGCGGGAAATGCTTCCATCCGTAACGCACAGCCACGGGCTGCTGCACTGCCTCGCTCCATACAACAACCGTATTACCTTCAATCCTTGCATTTGCAGGCACAAATTGCTGATCCTTACCTGCAATCATAAACTCAGCGGCTGCTCCATCTTTCAATATCAATCCCCCATCTGCAAAATGAAACCGGACCCTGATCTTATTTCCCTGCGTTTGCATGCCCTCGTATACCGGGCCCGAATACGGGATCTTTTTCCCGTAATCCTTTGCCAATGCCCATAAAGCCAGCCGGTGGCCTACCACATCTTTAGTACGCGGGTGAATGTTCAGAGAATCGCCTATATCTGTAATCACAGCCATCCCTGTATGGGGAACAGATTTATACGTAAGCAGCTGTGCTTCTCTTATTTCCGGGTTTTGCTTATAATGCGGGGCGATCTGTACAAAATAAAAAGGAAAATCATCCTTCCATTCCTGCCGCCAGCTGTTGATCAGGGCAGGAAATAATTTACGGTACTGGCAGGCACGATCCGCATTCGATTCTCCCTGGTACCAGATCGCTCCTTTAATGGTAAAAGGGATCAAAGGATGGATCATGGCATTGTACAGTTTGGAGGGAGATTTGGAGTTCTTAAGCGGATCAACCGGCTTTACAGGCTTCTTATTTCCGGCAGTGTCCTTTTTCCATTTATCCAGTTGCAGTTCATAATGCTTCAGGTCATCCGGATACGTCTTCATTGCCGTTTTATAACGATCCAGTATGGGCAAAAAATCTTTATCGGACAATAACACTTCCTTCCGAACCCATGATTCAGCGGGCGTTCCGCCCCAGGAGGAATGAATGAGCCCCACCGGAAACCCGGTTGTCTTACGGATCTCCCGGCCGAAATAGTAAGCAACTGCTGAAAAGCCGGCTACCGTTTGTGGGGTGCAGGCATCCCATTGCCCGTTTACATCCGCTAACGGTTCATCTGCCACTTCCTGTTTTACCGTAAACAAACGTAATTCAGGATCACCGGCCTTTGCTATCTCTTCTTCATAATGAAACACCCCCGTACGCCAGGCTTTTTGCTTGCCCAGCGGAAACTCCATATTGGACTGGCCGGAACATAACCATACCTCACCCAGTAAAACATTTTTAACCGTGATTGTATTGCTGCCCTTAAAAAGAATGGAATAAGGGCCACCTGCCGCAATGGTTTGCACACGCACCTGCCAGCGCCCTTCTTTACCGGCTGTAACGCTGACCGGTTGCCGGTTCCAACTGCATTGCACCGTTACTTTTTCACCGGCAGCAGCCCAGCCCCATAAGGCCACCCTGGTATTTTGCTCCAATACCATATTGTCTGCTATCAGCGCCGGTAACTTTATTTCGGCATGCGCATTGCCAAACAACAATAGCGCTGCTACAGGAAGTATCCATTTATTTTTCATGCCTGCTTTTTTATTTTATCGGTTCCGCTATGATCGATTTCAGCTTAAACAATTCTTTGCCTTGCTGATACGGTTTAACGGTAAGATGGTAAATACCCGGAGTCGCAGCAGTAAAAATAGCTACAGGATGTTTTATAAACAATAACGGGGCCTTCCGGTCAAACTCCGAGGTACGCAACGTGCGGAACAGGTAGCTTTTATCATCCACATTTAAAACCCCTTCCTGTTGCGCGCTTTCCTGCGGGCAGGCATATTCCAGTATCAGTTTATAATCGCCGGGATCTGTTATACGCACCATAAAGACTGCACTATCAGCAGGAGCTTGCAGGTCTGTTACACAGGTTGTATGCTTCCAGTCGCCGTAATAATAGCTGTAGGTTAGGGACTGGATCTTTGCATTCCCCGTAACTTCCGCAAACACAGCATCCACTGTATTGTTTTCAAAAGCGGCTGAAACGGTAACAGGTGCCCCTGCATTATATGCAGGAGGCGTGCCCCGGAATTCCACCACCAATACGGTATTGGGGCTGCGCACATTTTTTACCGCAGCCATGTTAATATACAGATCCTCTCCTTTTTTTATAAAAGGCAGCTTTACGGCTCCATCCAGTGCATAAACGTTTGAAACAGCATTTGTAAACCCGGGCACCAGCACTGTATCGTTTAACGGGCGATTGAATACGTGGAGAAATAACTTACCCGGTTTGGCAGTGGTTACTCCCCAGGGCTGCGCAGGAATAAAACCAGCAGTTGACGCATAAATGCCGGCGCCGTTTTTCTTTAACCAGGCACCTGCCCTTTGTAAATACTTTACTGAATACTCAGGAATTTTTCCCGAACCATCCGGGCCTACATTCAACATCAGGTTACCGCCTTTGGAAGCCACATTGGCAAGCAGCTTTATAATTTCATCCGGCGACTTAAAATTCATATCGTGCGCAATATATCCCCAGGAATCATTGTGCGTATAAATGGATTCCCATGCCCCTTCAATAGGTACCGGTGGCACTTCGGAATCTCCAAAATCTTTATAATCCCCCATACCCTGACCTACGCGACTGCTGAACAAACTATTGGGTTGTAATTGCCTTAGCTCCTTTACAAAAGCCGCCGTTTGTTCTTTTGTCATTCCGCCAGGCGTATCAAACCAAACAATACCAAGCGGGCCGTAATTGGTCAACAATTCCTTTAGCTGGGGAATGGCTTTCTGCCGGTAATATGACTGATAATCTTTTTTTGATTCATCGTAATCCCAGGTATTCCTTCCTCCATTGGGCTCATACCAGTCCTGAAACTGCGAATAGTAAAATCCAAAGCGGATGCCTCTTTTACGCATAGCAGCAGACAGCGCTTTCATGGGGTCCTTCTTATACGGCGTGGCATCCATAATATCAAAACCTGTCACCTTTGAATCAAACATAGAGAAGCCTTCATGATGTTTGGCCGTAATGACCATATATTTTACACCGGCATCCTCTGCTAATTGTGCCCATTCTTCCGCATTAAAATTTACCGGGTTAAAATCTGCTGCAATCTTCCGGTAATCTTTAACGGGAATCTTAGCCTGGTTCATGATCCACTCCCCGCTTCCATAATAGTTCTTGCCCTTCCAGGTGCCCGCCAGCTTTGAATATAAGCCCCAGTGAATAAACATACCGAATTTTGCATCTTTAAACCATTGAATATTGGGATGCTCTTTTTTTGATGCGGAGCTATCCCACATTTCCTCCATCCCCTGGGCTTTGACTGTACAAGAGGCTATAATAAGGTATAACGTAAATAAAATATGTTTCATTTTCTGTTTTTTATTTTTTCAATCGTCACCCAAGCGGGGCTGACTAAAAAGACTCCCTTGATTGTCTTATTGAGGCACTCATAAAAGCGTTGCATTTATGCTTATTGTGATGACAATTTTTTTTAGTCGTCATCCCCGGCATTGCCCCGTCCCGTGA
This window encodes:
- a CDS encoding sialate O-acetylesterase encodes the protein MKNKWILPVAALLLFGNAHAEIKLPALIADNMVLEQNTRVALWGWAAAGEKVTVQCSWNRQPVSVTAGKEGRWQVRVQTIAAGGPYSILFKGSNTITVKNVLLGEVWLCSGQSNMEFPLGKQKAWRTGVFHYEEEIAKAGDPELRLFTVKQEVADEPLADVNGQWDACTPQTVAGFSAVAYYFGREIRKTTGFPVGLIHSSWGGTPAESWVRKEVLLSDKDFLPILDRYKTAMKTYPDDLKHYELQLDKWKKDTAGNKKPVKPVDPLKNSKSPSKLYNAMIHPLIPFTIKGAIWYQGESNADRACQYRKLFPALINSWRQEWKDDFPFYFVQIAPHYKQNPEIREAQLLTYKSVPHTGMAVITDIGDSLNIHPRTKDVVGHRLALWALAKDYGKKIPYSGPVYEGMQTQGNKIRVRFHFADGGLILKDGAAAEFMIAGKDQQFVPANARIEGNTVVVWSEAVQQPVAVRYGWKHFPHALLYNEAGLPASPYRTDDWPGETMNKQ
- a CDS encoding alpha-L-fucosidase, whose amino-acid sequence is MKHILFTLYLIIASCTVKAQGMEEMWDSSASKKEHPNIQWFKDAKFGMFIHWGLYSKLAGTWKGKNYYGSGEWIMNQAKIPVKDYRKIAADFNPVNFNAEEWAQLAEDAGVKYMVITAKHHEGFSMFDSKVTGFDIMDATPYKKDPMKALSAAMRKRGIRFGFYYSQFQDWYEPNGGRNTWDYDESKKDYQSYYRQKAIPQLKELLTNYGPLGIVWFDTPGGMTKEQTAAFVKELRQLQPNSLFSSRVGQGMGDYKDFGDSEVPPVPIEGAWESIYTHNDSWGYIAHDMNFKSPDEIIKLLANVASKGGNLMLNVGPDGSGKIPEYSVKYLQRAGAWLKKNGAGIYASTAGFIPAQPWGVTTAKPGKLFLHVFNRPLNDTVLVPGFTNAVSNVYALDGAVKLPFIKKGEDLYINMAAVKNVRSPNTVLVVEFRGTPPAYNAGAPVTVSAAFENNTVDAVFAEVTGNAKIQSLTYSYYYGDWKHTTCVTDLQAPADSAVFMVRITDPGDYKLILEYACPQESAQQEGVLNVDDKSYLFRTLRTSEFDRKAPLLFIKHPVAIFTAATPGIYHLTVKPYQQGKELFKLKSIIAEPIK